The Canis lupus baileyi chromosome 28, mCanLup2.hap1, whole genome shotgun sequence genome has a segment encoding these proteins:
- the YTHDF3 gene encoding YTH domain-containing family protein 3 isoform X1 — MFYLDLTLLHRAEETGEESFSVQNGSIHQKDAVNDDDFEPYLSSQTNQSNSYPPMSDPYMPSYYAPSIGFPYSLGEAAWSTAGDQPMPYLTTYGQMSNGEHHYIPDGVFSQPGALGNTPPFLGQHGFNFFPGNADFSTWGTSGSQGQSTQSSAYSSSYGYPPSSLGRAITDGQAGFGNDTLSKVPGISSIEQGMTGLKIGGDLTAAVTKTVGTALSSSGMTSIATNSVPPVSSAAPKPTSWAAIARKPAKPQPKLKPKGNVGIGGSAVPPPPIKHNMNIGTWDEKGSVVKAPPTQPVLPPQTIIQQPQPLIQPPPLVQSQLPQQQPQPPQPQQQQGPQPQAQPHQVQPQQQQLQNRWVAPRNRGAGFNQNNGVGGENFGLGVVPVSASPSNVEVHPVLEKLKAINNYNPKDFDWNLKNGRVFIIKSYSEDDIHRSIKYSIWCSTEHGNKRLDAAYRSLNGKGPLYLLFSVNGSGHFCGVAEMKSVVDYNAYAGVWSQDKWKGKFEVKWIFVKDVPNNQLRHIRLENNDNKPVTNSRDTQEVPLEKAKQVLKIIATFKHTTSIFDDFAHYEKRQEEEEAMRRERNRNKQ; from the coding sequence agtaaCAGCTATCCACCAATGTCAGATCCATACATGCCTAGTTACTATGCTCCATCCATTGGATTTCCATATTCTCTTGGGGAAGCAGCATGGTCCACGGCTGGAGACCAACCTATGCCATATCTGACAACCTATGGACAAATGAGTAATGGAGAACATCATTATATACCAGATGGTGTGTTTAGTCAACCTGGGGCATTAGGAAATACCCCTCCATTTCTTGGTCAACATGGATTTAACTTTTTTCCTGGTAATGCTGATTTCTCTACATGGGGGACAAGTGGATCTCAGGGACAATCAACACAAAGTTCTGCTTATAGTAGCAGTTATGGCTATCCACCTAGTTCTCTTGGGAGAGCTATTACAGATGGACAGGctggatttggcaatgatacTTTGAGTAAGGTGCCCGGCATTAGCAGTATTGAACAAGGCATGACCGGACTGAAAATTGGTGGTGACCTGACAGCTGCAGTGACAAAAACTGTAGGAACAGCCTTGAGCAGCAGTGGTATGACTAGCATTGCAACTAATAGTGTGCCCCCAGTTAGTAGTGCAGCGCCTAAACCAACCTCCTGGGCTGCCATTGCCAGAAAGCCTGCCAAACCTCAACCGAAACTTAAACCCAAGGGCAATGTGGGAATTGGGGGTTCTGCTGTGCCACCACCTCCTATAAAACACAACATGAATATTGGAACTTGGGATGAAAAGGGGTCAGTGGTAAAGGCTCCACCAACCCAACCAGTTCTGCCTCCTCAAACTATAATCCAGCAGCCTCAGCCATTAATTCAACCACCACCATTGGTGCAAAGCCAACTGCCTCAACAGCAGCCTCAGCCACCGCAACCACAGCAGCAACAAGGACCTCAGCCACAGGCCCAGCCTCACCAAGTGCAGCCTCAACAGCAGCAGCTGCAGAATCGCTGGGTAGCCCCTCGGAATAGGGGAGCTGGATTCAACCAGAACAATGGAGTGGGCGGTGAAAACTTTGGTTTAGGTGTTGTTCCTGTCAGTGCTTCACCTTCTAATGTGGAAGTGCATCCAGTGCTGGAAAAGCTAAAGGCCATAAACAATTATAATCCCAAAGACTTTGACTGGAACCTGAAGAATGGACGTGTGTTTATAATTAAAAGCTATTCTGAGGATGACATACACCGTTCAATTAAGTACTCTATCTGGTGTAGTACTGAGCATGGTAATAAGCGTTTGGATGCAGCTTACCGTTCCCTGAATGGGAAAGGCCCACTCTATTTACTCTTCAGTGTGAATGGCAGTGGACATTTTTGTGGAGTGGCTGAAATGAAGTCTGTTGTGGACTATAATGCATATGCTGGTGTCTGGTCTCAGGATAAGTGGAAGGGCAAATTTGAAGTTAAATGGATCTTTGTCAAAGATGTTCCCAATAACCAATTACGGCATATTCGCTTagaaaataatgacaacaaaCCAGTTACCAATTCAAGGGACACTCAAGAGGTACCCCTAGAAAAAGCTAAGCAAGTGCTTAAAATAATTGCTACTTTCAAGCATACCACCTCAATCTTTGATGACTTTGCACATTATGAAAAGCGTCAAGAAGAGGAGGAAGCCATGCGTAGG
- the YTHDF3 gene encoding YTH domain-containing family protein 3 isoform X2: MSATSVDQRPKGQGNKVSVQNGSIHQKDAVNDDDFEPYLSSQTNQSNSYPPMSDPYMPSYYAPSIGFPYSLGEAAWSTAGDQPMPYLTTYGQMSNGEHHYIPDGVFSQPGALGNTPPFLGQHGFNFFPGNADFSTWGTSGSQGQSTQSSAYSSSYGYPPSSLGRAITDGQAGFGNDTLSKVPGISSIEQGMTGLKIGGDLTAAVTKTVGTALSSSGMTSIATNSVPPVSSAAPKPTSWAAIARKPAKPQPKLKPKGNVGIGGSAVPPPPIKHNMNIGTWDEKGSVVKAPPTQPVLPPQTIIQQPQPLIQPPPLVQSQLPQQQPQPPQPQQQQGPQPQAQPHQVQPQQQQLQNRWVAPRNRGAGFNQNNGVGGENFGLGVVPVSASPSNVEVHPVLEKLKAINNYNPKDFDWNLKNGRVFIIKSYSEDDIHRSIKYSIWCSTEHGNKRLDAAYRSLNGKGPLYLLFSVNGSGHFCGVAEMKSVVDYNAYAGVWSQDKWKGKFEVKWIFVKDVPNNQLRHIRLENNDNKPVTNSRDTQEVPLEKAKQVLKIIATFKHTTSIFDDFAHYEKRQEEEEAMRRERNRNKQ, encoded by the coding sequence agtaaCAGCTATCCACCAATGTCAGATCCATACATGCCTAGTTACTATGCTCCATCCATTGGATTTCCATATTCTCTTGGGGAAGCAGCATGGTCCACGGCTGGAGACCAACCTATGCCATATCTGACAACCTATGGACAAATGAGTAATGGAGAACATCATTATATACCAGATGGTGTGTTTAGTCAACCTGGGGCATTAGGAAATACCCCTCCATTTCTTGGTCAACATGGATTTAACTTTTTTCCTGGTAATGCTGATTTCTCTACATGGGGGACAAGTGGATCTCAGGGACAATCAACACAAAGTTCTGCTTATAGTAGCAGTTATGGCTATCCACCTAGTTCTCTTGGGAGAGCTATTACAGATGGACAGGctggatttggcaatgatacTTTGAGTAAGGTGCCCGGCATTAGCAGTATTGAACAAGGCATGACCGGACTGAAAATTGGTGGTGACCTGACAGCTGCAGTGACAAAAACTGTAGGAACAGCCTTGAGCAGCAGTGGTATGACTAGCATTGCAACTAATAGTGTGCCCCCAGTTAGTAGTGCAGCGCCTAAACCAACCTCCTGGGCTGCCATTGCCAGAAAGCCTGCCAAACCTCAACCGAAACTTAAACCCAAGGGCAATGTGGGAATTGGGGGTTCTGCTGTGCCACCACCTCCTATAAAACACAACATGAATATTGGAACTTGGGATGAAAAGGGGTCAGTGGTAAAGGCTCCACCAACCCAACCAGTTCTGCCTCCTCAAACTATAATCCAGCAGCCTCAGCCATTAATTCAACCACCACCATTGGTGCAAAGCCAACTGCCTCAACAGCAGCCTCAGCCACCGCAACCACAGCAGCAACAAGGACCTCAGCCACAGGCCCAGCCTCACCAAGTGCAGCCTCAACAGCAGCAGCTGCAGAATCGCTGGGTAGCCCCTCGGAATAGGGGAGCTGGATTCAACCAGAACAATGGAGTGGGCGGTGAAAACTTTGGTTTAGGTGTTGTTCCTGTCAGTGCTTCACCTTCTAATGTGGAAGTGCATCCAGTGCTGGAAAAGCTAAAGGCCATAAACAATTATAATCCCAAAGACTTTGACTGGAACCTGAAGAATGGACGTGTGTTTATAATTAAAAGCTATTCTGAGGATGACATACACCGTTCAATTAAGTACTCTATCTGGTGTAGTACTGAGCATGGTAATAAGCGTTTGGATGCAGCTTACCGTTCCCTGAATGGGAAAGGCCCACTCTATTTACTCTTCAGTGTGAATGGCAGTGGACATTTTTGTGGAGTGGCTGAAATGAAGTCTGTTGTGGACTATAATGCATATGCTGGTGTCTGGTCTCAGGATAAGTGGAAGGGCAAATTTGAAGTTAAATGGATCTTTGTCAAAGATGTTCCCAATAACCAATTACGGCATATTCGCTTagaaaataatgacaacaaaCCAGTTACCAATTCAAGGGACACTCAAGAGGTACCCCTAGAAAAAGCTAAGCAAGTGCTTAAAATAATTGCTACTTTCAAGCATACCACCTCAATCTTTGATGACTTTGCACATTATGAAAAGCGTCAAGAAGAGGAGGAAGCCATGCGTAGG
- the YTHDF3 gene encoding YTH domain-containing family protein 3 isoform X3, which yields MSDPYMPSYYAPSIGFPYSLGEAAWSTAGDQPMPYLTTYGQMSNGEHHYIPDGVFSQPGALGNTPPFLGQHGFNFFPGNADFSTWGTSGSQGQSTQSSAYSSSYGYPPSSLGRAITDGQAGFGNDTLSKVPGISSIEQGMTGLKIGGDLTAAVTKTVGTALSSSGMTSIATNSVPPVSSAAPKPTSWAAIARKPAKPQPKLKPKGNVGIGGSAVPPPPIKHNMNIGTWDEKGSVVKAPPTQPVLPPQTIIQQPQPLIQPPPLVQSQLPQQQPQPPQPQQQQGPQPQAQPHQVQPQQQQLQNRWVAPRNRGAGFNQNNGVGGENFGLGVVPVSASPSNVEVHPVLEKLKAINNYNPKDFDWNLKNGRVFIIKSYSEDDIHRSIKYSIWCSTEHGNKRLDAAYRSLNGKGPLYLLFSVNGSGHFCGVAEMKSVVDYNAYAGVWSQDKWKGKFEVKWIFVKDVPNNQLRHIRLENNDNKPVTNSRDTQEVPLEKAKQVLKIIATFKHTTSIFDDFAHYEKRQEEEEAMRRERNRNKQ from the coding sequence ATGTCAGATCCATACATGCCTAGTTACTATGCTCCATCCATTGGATTTCCATATTCTCTTGGGGAAGCAGCATGGTCCACGGCTGGAGACCAACCTATGCCATATCTGACAACCTATGGACAAATGAGTAATGGAGAACATCATTATATACCAGATGGTGTGTTTAGTCAACCTGGGGCATTAGGAAATACCCCTCCATTTCTTGGTCAACATGGATTTAACTTTTTTCCTGGTAATGCTGATTTCTCTACATGGGGGACAAGTGGATCTCAGGGACAATCAACACAAAGTTCTGCTTATAGTAGCAGTTATGGCTATCCACCTAGTTCTCTTGGGAGAGCTATTACAGATGGACAGGctggatttggcaatgatacTTTGAGTAAGGTGCCCGGCATTAGCAGTATTGAACAAGGCATGACCGGACTGAAAATTGGTGGTGACCTGACAGCTGCAGTGACAAAAACTGTAGGAACAGCCTTGAGCAGCAGTGGTATGACTAGCATTGCAACTAATAGTGTGCCCCCAGTTAGTAGTGCAGCGCCTAAACCAACCTCCTGGGCTGCCATTGCCAGAAAGCCTGCCAAACCTCAACCGAAACTTAAACCCAAGGGCAATGTGGGAATTGGGGGTTCTGCTGTGCCACCACCTCCTATAAAACACAACATGAATATTGGAACTTGGGATGAAAAGGGGTCAGTGGTAAAGGCTCCACCAACCCAACCAGTTCTGCCTCCTCAAACTATAATCCAGCAGCCTCAGCCATTAATTCAACCACCACCATTGGTGCAAAGCCAACTGCCTCAACAGCAGCCTCAGCCACCGCAACCACAGCAGCAACAAGGACCTCAGCCACAGGCCCAGCCTCACCAAGTGCAGCCTCAACAGCAGCAGCTGCAGAATCGCTGGGTAGCCCCTCGGAATAGGGGAGCTGGATTCAACCAGAACAATGGAGTGGGCGGTGAAAACTTTGGTTTAGGTGTTGTTCCTGTCAGTGCTTCACCTTCTAATGTGGAAGTGCATCCAGTGCTGGAAAAGCTAAAGGCCATAAACAATTATAATCCCAAAGACTTTGACTGGAACCTGAAGAATGGACGTGTGTTTATAATTAAAAGCTATTCTGAGGATGACATACACCGTTCAATTAAGTACTCTATCTGGTGTAGTACTGAGCATGGTAATAAGCGTTTGGATGCAGCTTACCGTTCCCTGAATGGGAAAGGCCCACTCTATTTACTCTTCAGTGTGAATGGCAGTGGACATTTTTGTGGAGTGGCTGAAATGAAGTCTGTTGTGGACTATAATGCATATGCTGGTGTCTGGTCTCAGGATAAGTGGAAGGGCAAATTTGAAGTTAAATGGATCTTTGTCAAAGATGTTCCCAATAACCAATTACGGCATATTCGCTTagaaaataatgacaacaaaCCAGTTACCAATTCAAGGGACACTCAAGAGGTACCCCTAGAAAAAGCTAAGCAAGTGCTTAAAATAATTGCTACTTTCAAGCATACCACCTCAATCTTTGATGACTTTGCACATTATGAAAAGCGTCAAGAAGAGGAGGAAGCCATGCGTAGG